Proteins encoded together in one Anaerobranca californiensis DSM 14826 window:
- a CDS encoding ABC transporter ATP-binding protein, whose protein sequence is MIRFENVSKVYEDGFEALKDISFEVKKGELLVLIGPSGCGKTTTMRMINRLIEPTKGKIYIDGEDIQKVNPVLLRRNIGYVIQSIGLFPHMTIGENVALVPKLKKMDSEKYEKRVDELLEMVGLSPKMYKNRYPNELSGGQQQRIGVIRALAADPDIILMDEPFSALDPISREQLQEELVNLQEEIKKTIVFVTHDMDEALKIADRICIMKDGEIVQIDSPENILRKPANEFVSDFIGKERLKNVKEFPEIEKIMSRAVKERADIGLAGALNTMVKNKVDTLVITEKGKYLGVAPLWNVQQNYERTDLTLKDVMKRDYPVAKIDQSVEDVVNIINTHGVSFVPIVDNENKVLGVVTRASLVKIMAELI, encoded by the coding sequence ATGATAAGATTTGAGAATGTTAGTAAAGTTTATGAAGATGGTTTTGAAGCTTTAAAAGATATAAGTTTTGAAGTAAAAAAAGGGGAACTTTTAGTTCTTATAGGTCCTAGTGGTTGTGGAAAAACAACTACTATGAGGATGATTAACCGTTTGATTGAACCAACAAAAGGAAAGATTTATATTGATGGGGAAGATATTCAAAAGGTAAATCCTGTACTTTTAAGGAGAAATATTGGTTATGTTATTCAAAGTATTGGGTTGTTTCCCCATATGACTATAGGTGAAAATGTCGCATTAGTACCGAAACTTAAAAAAATGGATTCTGAAAAATATGAAAAAAGAGTAGATGAGCTGTTAGAAATGGTAGGTCTATCTCCTAAGATGTATAAGAATCGCTATCCAAATGAATTAAGTGGTGGTCAACAGCAAAGGATAGGGGTAATTAGAGCATTGGCAGCAGATCCAGATATAATTTTAATGGATGAACCATTTAGTGCCTTAGACCCCATTAGTAGAGAACAGTTACAAGAAGAATTGGTTAATTTACAAGAAGAAATTAAAAAAACCATAGTTTTTGTTACCCATGATATGGATGAAGCTTTAAAGATTGCGGATAGGATTTGCATAATGAAGGATGGAGAAATCGTTCAAATTGATTCACCGGAAAATATTTTGCGGAAACCTGCCAACGAATTTGTTAGTGATTTTATTGGTAAAGAACGATTAAAAAATGTTAAAGAATTTCCTGAAATTGAAAAAATTATGAGTAGAGCAGTTAAAGAAAGGGCAGATATAGGATTAGCAGGGGCCTTAAATACTATGGTAAAAAATAAAGTAGACACTTTAGTAATCACAGAAAAAGGTAAATATCTGGGTGTTGCTCCCCTTTGGAATGTTCAGCAAAACTATGAAAGAACTGACTTAACTTTAAAGGATGTAATGAAAAGGGATTACCCTGTAGCTAAAATAGATCAATCTGTTGAAGATGTAGTTAATATAATAAATACACATGGAGTATCCTTTGTTCCAATAGTTGACAATGAAAACAAAGTTTTAGGTGTTGTTACAAGGGCTAGTTTAGTTAAAATAATGGCAGAATTAATTTAA
- a CDS encoding 2-hydroxyacyl-CoA dehydratase, which yields MVEKYYMGIDVGSTTVKIVLLNEKYQLVYYKYKRHFSDVRKTVIELLLETYNNFRDSYVTLAITGSGGMAIAEALKVDFVQEVVASSKGLKVFYPTTDVAIELGGEDAKIIYLTNGIEQRMNGTCAGGTGSFIDQMATLLKTDAQGLNELAKNYKTIYPIAARCGVFAKTDIQPLLNEGASKEDIAASVFQAVVIQTVSALACGRPIKGNVAFLGGPLFFLSELRKRFIDTLKLQEHQVIFPQNSQVFVAIGAALSAANFKEIPFKNLITNLRMLEKDDTHQKGSLRPLFNDKWEYEKFIQRHSKTTMDKLEITEFRGKCFLGIDSGSTTTKVVLIDQQGRIVYSHYGSNEGSPLNSTIKVIQDIYSKLPQGAEIIYSAVTGYGEGLIKAALGVDIGEIETVAHYKGAEFFCPGVDFVLDIGGQDMKSLKIKDGVIDSILLNEACSSGCGSFLETFAHSLGIEVEDFAKESINALNPVDLGSRCTVFMNSKVKQAQKEGAKISDILAGLAYSVVKNALYKVIKIKSSDELGEKIVVQGGTFYNDAVLRAFELETGKEVIRPDIAGIMGAFGAALIAKERYKGGKTTLLSKEEISNLKIESSLKRCGLCSNNCQLTINKFSQGRYISGNRCERPLGGKRVTKELPNLYSYKLQRLFAYQPLAQEKAPRGIIGIPRVLNIYENYPFWFTFFTNLGFRVELSSQSSKDIYEKGIETIPSESACYPAKLVHGHIMDLIEKGVRTIFYPSITHEIKEILDSDNHYNCPMVTSYPEVIKNNVDVLKEKGVTLLTPFLPFDDVKRLTSRLKEELKCFQIPPYEIEEAVQRAVKEYQAFKKDLRKKGEETLDFIQRNNIKGIVLAGRPYHIDPEINHGIPELINSLGMAVLTEDSISHLGKVSRPLRVVDQWAYHSRLYSAAFFVSKNKHLELVQLNSFGCGLDAVTTDQVEEILRAHGKIYTCLKIDEINNLGAARIRLRSLKAALLEREKLGNIQNDKGYKFREVPFTKEMKKNHTILAPDMSPIHFTLLQEAFRLSGYKIVVLPNDDKEGIIQEGLKYVNNDACYPAIIVVGQIIKAIKSGEYDQDNISVIITQTGGGCRATNYIGFLRKALIDAGFPNIPIISLNAQGLGNNPGFTIDLKLANRALMALVYGDLLMRVLYRVRPYEKFKGSANHLLEKWLEICKKSLKDGTRKRYKENIYTIVKEFDSLKLNDVLKPKVGVVGEILVKFHPLANNDIVEVLEKEGVEVVVPDLTDFLLYCAYCSDFKYKYLNGTKKSQLLNKLAIKIIDYYRNVYVKAIEGSNRFTPPKGIEEIALGATKVLSLGHQTGEGWFLTGEMVELIEDGVNNIVCVQPFGCLPNHVTGKGMIKRLKEIYPQANIVAVDYDPGASEVNQLNRIKLMLATAFDNFKRDDVPLVEKNLHKSPPIFTKKNVNLNI from the coding sequence ATGGTAGAAAAATATTATATGGGGATTGATGTAGGCTCTACTACAGTAAAGATTGTTTTGTTAAATGAAAAATATCAACTGGTTTACTATAAGTATAAAAGGCATTTTTCCGATGTCAGAAAAACGGTTATTGAACTATTGTTAGAAACATACAACAATTTTAGAGATAGTTATGTAACACTAGCTATTACCGGTTCTGGTGGAATGGCTATAGCAGAAGCCTTAAAAGTAGATTTTGTCCAAGAAGTGGTAGCTAGCAGCAAGGGACTTAAAGTTTTTTATCCCACTACTGATGTCGCTATAGAGCTAGGGGGAGAAGATGCTAAAATAATTTATTTGACTAATGGGATAGAACAGAGGATGAATGGTACGTGTGCCGGTGGTACCGGTTCTTTCATCGATCAGATGGCCACTTTATTAAAGACCGATGCCCAAGGTTTAAATGAATTGGCAAAAAATTATAAAACTATTTACCCCATAGCTGCCCGTTGTGGAGTTTTTGCTAAAACTGATATTCAACCCCTTCTAAATGAAGGGGCTAGTAAAGAAGATATTGCTGCTTCAGTTTTTCAAGCAGTTGTTATTCAGACAGTCAGTGCACTAGCCTGTGGAAGACCGATAAAGGGTAATGTGGCATTTTTAGGGGGACCATTATTTTTCCTATCAGAACTTAGAAAAAGATTTATAGACACATTGAAATTACAAGAACATCAAGTAATTTTTCCCCAAAATTCTCAAGTTTTTGTTGCCATAGGAGCTGCTTTGTCAGCAGCCAATTTTAAGGAAATCCCATTTAAAAACTTAATAACAAATCTTAGGATGTTAGAAAAAGATGATACCCACCAAAAGGGAAGTTTAAGGCCATTGTTTAACGATAAATGGGAGTATGAAAAATTTATCCAAAGACATTCAAAAACAACTATGGATAAACTAGAGATTACCGAATTTAGAGGTAAATGTTTTTTAGGGATAGATTCTGGTTCTACAACAACTAAAGTTGTTTTAATTGATCAACAAGGGAGAATAGTTTATTCCCATTATGGAAGTAATGAAGGGAGTCCTTTAAATTCTACTATCAAAGTGATACAAGATATTTATAGTAAATTGCCACAAGGGGCTGAAATAATCTATTCTGCAGTAACCGGTTATGGCGAAGGGTTGATTAAGGCAGCACTAGGGGTAGATATTGGGGAAATTGAAACAGTAGCCCATTATAAAGGGGCGGAATTCTTTTGCCCAGGGGTAGATTTCGTCTTGGATATCGGCGGTCAAGATATGAAATCTTTAAAAATAAAGGATGGAGTTATTGACAGTATTTTATTAAATGAAGCTTGTTCTTCTGGATGTGGCTCTTTTTTAGAGACCTTTGCCCATTCATTGGGGATTGAGGTAGAAGATTTTGCTAAAGAAAGTATCAATGCTTTAAATCCCGTGGATTTAGGGTCAAGGTGTACTGTTTTTATGAATTCTAAAGTAAAACAAGCCCAAAAAGAAGGGGCAAAAATTTCAGATATTCTAGCAGGCCTTGCCTATTCAGTGGTAAAAAATGCTTTATATAAAGTCATTAAAATAAAAAGTAGTGATGAATTGGGGGAGAAAATTGTAGTTCAAGGAGGCACTTTTTACAATGATGCAGTCCTTAGGGCCTTTGAACTAGAAACAGGGAAAGAGGTAATAAGGCCTGATATTGCTGGAATTATGGGTGCCTTTGGGGCGGCACTAATTGCTAAAGAACGGTATAAAGGAGGCAAAACTACCCTATTAAGTAAGGAGGAAATAAGTAATCTTAAAATAGAAAGTAGCTTAAAGAGATGTGGACTATGTTCTAATAATTGTCAATTAACTATCAATAAGTTTTCCCAAGGCAGATACATATCTGGTAACAGATGTGAAAGGCCTTTAGGGGGAAAGAGGGTTACAAAGGAATTGCCTAACCTCTATAGCTACAAACTACAGCGTCTTTTTGCTTATCAACCTCTTGCCCAAGAAAAAGCACCCCGGGGTATAATAGGGATTCCTAGGGTATTAAACATCTATGAAAATTATCCATTTTGGTTTACCTTTTTCACCAATTTAGGTTTTAGGGTGGAACTTTCCAGCCAATCTTCTAAAGATATTTATGAAAAAGGGATAGAAACAATACCATCGGAGTCTGCTTGTTATCCCGCTAAACTAGTCCATGGACATATTATGGACCTAATAGAAAAAGGGGTTAGGACGATTTTTTATCCTTCTATTACCCATGAAATTAAGGAAATTCTTGACTCAGATAATCATTACAATTGTCCTATGGTAACTTCTTATCCCGAAGTAATTAAAAATAATGTCGATGTTTTGAAGGAAAAAGGAGTGACCCTTTTAACACCTTTTTTGCCCTTTGATGATGTAAAAAGATTAACTAGTCGCTTAAAGGAAGAACTAAAGTGTTTCCAAATTCCACCTTATGAAATTGAAGAAGCTGTACAAAGGGCAGTAAAAGAGTATCAGGCTTTTAAGAAAGATTTAAGGAAAAAAGGAGAAGAAACCCTAGATTTTATCCAGCGAAACAATATTAAAGGTATAGTTTTGGCTGGCCGTCCTTATCACATTGATCCAGAAATCAATCATGGAATTCCTGAACTTATCAATAGTTTAGGTATGGCGGTTTTAACTGAAGATTCAATATCCCATTTAGGAAAAGTAAGTCGTCCTTTGAGGGTTGTAGATCAATGGGCATACCATTCTAGGTTGTATTCCGCAGCTTTCTTTGTCAGTAAAAATAAACATTTAGAATTAGTGCAGTTAAACTCTTTTGGTTGTGGTTTAGATGCCGTTACAACTGATCAAGTAGAAGAAATTTTAAGGGCACATGGTAAAATATATACCTGTTTAAAAATCGATGAAATAAATAATTTAGGGGCAGCCAGGATCCGTTTGCGATCTTTGAAAGCAGCTTTACTTGAAAGGGAAAAATTAGGTAATATTCAGAATGATAAAGGGTATAAATTTAGAGAAGTACCTTTTACTAAGGAAATGAAGAAAAATCATACCATCTTAGCACCAGATATGTCACCTATTCATTTTACTTTATTACAAGAAGCCTTTAGGTTATCAGGTTATAAAATAGTAGTTTTACCTAATGATGATAAGGAAGGGATTATCCAAGAAGGATTAAAATATGTAAACAACGATGCTTGTTATCCAGCTATTATAGTTGTAGGTCAAATAATAAAAGCCATCAAATCAGGGGAATATGATCAAGACAATATTTCTGTTATCATTACCCAAACCGGTGGTGGTTGTAGAGCTACCAATTATATTGGTTTTTTACGAAAAGCTTTAATTGATGCTGGATTTCCCAATATCCCTATAATCTCCTTAAACGCCCAAGGGTTAGGAAATAATCCGGGATTCACCATTGATTTAAAGTTAGCTAATAGGGCTTTAATGGCTTTGGTTTACGGTGATTTGTTAATGAGGGTATTATATAGGGTTCGTCCTTATGAAAAATTTAAAGGATCTGCCAATCATCTTTTGGAAAAGTGGTTAGAAATCTGTAAAAAATCTTTAAAAGATGGTACTAGAAAAAGATACAAAGAAAACATCTATACCATAGTTAAAGAGTTTGATAGCTTAAAATTAAATGATGTTTTAAAACCTAAGGTTGGAGTAGTTGGGGAAATCCTTGTTAAATTCCATCCACTTGCTAATAATGATATTGTAGAAGTACTAGAAAAGGAAGGAGTTGAAGTTGTAGTACCAGATCTCACTGATTTTCTGCTATACTGTGCCTATTGTTCGGATTTTAAATATAAATACTTAAATGGTACAAAGAAATCACAACTTTTAAATAAATTGGCGATTAAAATTATCGATTATTATCGAAATGTCTATGTAAAGGCTATTGAGGGCAGTAATAGGTTTACTCCACCTAAGGGTATTGAAGAAATTGCTTTAGGGGCAACAAAGGTTTTATCTTTAGGTCATCAAACCGGTGAAGGTTGGTTTTTAACCGGTGAAATGGTAGAACTTATTGAAGATGGAGTTAATAACATTGTTTGTGTTCAACCCTTTGGTTGTTTGCCAAACCATGTAACTGGAAAAGGGATGATTAAAAGGCTTAAAGAAATTTACCCCCAAGCTAATATAGTTGCCGTTGATTATGATCCAGGAGCCAGTGAAGTTAATCAATTAAATAGAATTAAATTGATGTTGGCAACTGCCTTTGACAATTTTAAAAGAGATGATGTACCTTTAGTAGAAAAAAATCTCCATAAGTCTCCTCCAATATTCACAAAGAAAAATGTTAATCTCAACATCTAA
- a CDS encoding ABC transporter permease, with translation MEGLQGFFRILTTRTDEVLLYLFQHIQLSFISLGIAVAISVPLGIVLTRYKKLADPVIGLTAIVQTIPSLALLGFLIPILGISMRPAIVALTIYGLLPILRNTYTGIINVDPAIIDAGRGMGMTDRQILFKVQLPLALSVIVAGIRTSTVLIIGVATLASLAGAGGMGEFIFRGISTSNDSLILAGAIPAALLAILFDYVIKKIEWLTTPRGLRK, from the coding sequence ATGGAAGGTTTACAAGGTTTTTTTAGGATATTGACAACCCGTACCGATGAGGTATTATTATATCTTTTTCAACATATTCAACTATCATTTATATCACTAGGTATAGCTGTAGCTATATCAGTTCCTTTAGGGATTGTTTTAACCCGTTATAAAAAATTAGCTGATCCTGTTATTGGATTAACAGCGATAGTTCAAACGATTCCTTCTTTAGCTTTGTTAGGATTTTTAATCCCTATTTTAGGAATAAGTATGAGACCGGCTATAGTAGCACTGACTATTTACGGACTTTTACCAATATTGAGAAATACCTATACTGGGATAATAAATGTCGATCCTGCTATTATTGATGCAGGGCGAGGAATGGGAATGACAGATAGACAAATTTTATTTAAAGTACAACTACCATTGGCACTTTCCGTTATTGTAGCAGGGATAAGGACATCAACGGTTTTAATTATTGGTGTTGCTACATTAGCTTCCTTAGCTGGGGCTGGTGGTATGGGTGAATTTATTTTTAGAGGGATTTCCACAAGCAATGATAGTTTGATTTTAGCGGGGGCTATTCCAGCTGCTTTATTAGCAATCCTTTTTGACTATGTTATAAAAAAAATAGAGTGGTTAACAACACCAAGGGGGTTGAGAAAATAA